From one Bacteroidota bacterium genomic stretch:
- a CDS encoding class I SAM-dependent methyltransferase, with product MQTFTPKHWQQYELLDCGDFEKLERFGTLTLRRPEPQALWSKKWSEQEWNKLADITFKSKTSHNGDWIKKQKTLPDKWKLNYAFKDLNLNFNLSLTSFKHVGIFPEQAANWDYIFENLKKVKGEQPRFLNLFAYTGGASIAAKAAGADVTHVDSVKQVITWSKENMESSNLTDIRWVVEDAMKFVKREVKRGKTYHGIILDPPAYGIGANGERWQLENSINELLGDVAKILEPNNHFLILNVYSLGLSALVVQNLIENNFKQNKDLNFGELFLQGKSGIQLPLGIVGRYSLL from the coding sequence ATGCAAACATTTACACCCAAGCATTGGCAACAGTATGAGTTATTAGATTGTGGCGATTTTGAAAAACTAGAAAGATTTGGCACCTTAACATTACGCAGGCCGGAACCACAGGCTTTGTGGAGTAAAAAATGGAGTGAGCAGGAGTGGAATAAACTAGCCGATATTACCTTTAAATCTAAAACAAGTCACAATGGCGATTGGATTAAAAAGCAAAAGACCCTGCCCGATAAATGGAAACTAAACTACGCTTTTAAAGACTTAAACTTAAACTTTAATTTATCGCTTACCTCGTTTAAACACGTGGGTATTTTTCCGGAGCAGGCCGCTAACTGGGATTATATTTTTGAAAACTTGAAGAAAGTAAAAGGCGAGCAACCCAGGTTTTTAAATTTGTTTGCATATACGGGTGGAGCAAGCATAGCTGCTAAGGCTGCAGGAGCAGATGTAACCCATGTTGATAGTGTTAAGCAAGTAATAACATGGAGCAAAGAAAATATGGAATCATCTAACCTAACAGATATACGTTGGGTAGTAGAGGATGCGATGAAGTTTGTGAAAAGAGAAGTTAAAAGAGGTAAAACATACCACGGCATTATATTAGATCCACCGGCTTATGGTATAGGAGCTAATGGCGAGCGCTGGCAGTTGGAAAATAGTATTAATGAGTTGTTGGGCGATGTAGCTAAAATACTGGAGCCAAATAATCACTTTTTAATTCTGAATGTATACTCTCTCGGATTGAGTGCTTTGGTGGTTCAGAATTTGATAGAAAACAATTTTAAACAAAATAAAGATTTGAATTTTGGCGAACTATTTCTGCAGGGAAAATCGGGCATTCAGTTGCCTTTAGGTATTGTGGGCAGATATAGTTTGTTATAA
- a CDS encoding ice-binding family protein yields the protein MIIKKTITMLACIASIAFTACQKDKGTTPTTLSDSLSIVSRSPIVNATNMPINKAITVSFSEPMDANTINNTTFTLKQGNNTIVGVVTYTNLTAAFKPASPLKQNTVYTATISTGVKTLLSVALKTSVSWNFITGDDSVGLIPVYLGAAENYVILAKTAINNSPTSAITGDLGLSPAATSYITGFSLVDATGYATSSQVTGKVFAADMAVPTSNILTGAVNDMITAYNNAAGRSIPDYLELGTGNIGGKTLVPGLYKWTNTVTVPTNLVISGSATDVWIFQIAGDLDVSAGVNITLSGGAKPENIFWQVAGEVVIGTTAHFKGVVLSQTGITLKTGATFSGRALAQTAVIIDASIVTKP from the coding sequence ATGATTATTAAAAAAACAATTACAATGCTGGCATGTATTGCTTCCATTGCTTTTACTGCCTGTCAAAAAGATAAAGGTACAACACCTACTACCTTATCTGATTCTCTTTCAATAGTATCAAGAAGCCCGATAGTGAATGCCACAAATATGCCTATTAATAAAGCCATTACAGTAAGCTTTAGCGAACCGATGGACGCAAACACTATTAACAATACCACCTTTACTTTAAAACAAGGGAACAATACAATTGTGGGAGTGGTTACTTATACTAATTTAACCGCTGCCTTTAAACCCGCTTCACCTTTAAAACAGAATACAGTATACACAGCTACCATTAGTACCGGAGTTAAAACATTACTGAGCGTTGCGCTAAAAACAAGTGTTTCATGGAATTTTATAACAGGTGATGATTCTGTTGGCCTAATACCCGTTTATCTGGGTGCAGCCGAGAATTATGTTATCCTAGCTAAAACAGCTATTAACAATAGCCCTACTTCAGCTATAACTGGCGACTTAGGATTAAGCCCTGCTGCTACCTCTTACATAACTGGTTTTTCATTAGTAGATGCCACGGGCTACGCCACTTCATCACAGGTTACTGGAAAAGTATTTGCAGCTGATATGGCCGTTCCAACTTCAAATATTTTAACTGGAGCCGTTAATGATATGATCACGGCTTACAACAATGCTGCAGGCCGCTCCATACCTGATTACCTTGAATTAGGAACAGGTAATATTGGAGGTAAAACATTGGTTCCCGGCTTGTACAAATGGACAAACACCGTTACTGTACCAACAAACCTTGTTATATCAGGCAGCGCAACTGATGTATGGATATTTCAAATTGCCGGTGACCTTGATGTAAGTGCAGGGGTAAATATTACCTTAAGTGGTGGTGCTAAACCTGAAAATATTTTTTGGCAAGTGGCTGGCGAAGTAGTAATAGGTACAACTGCTCATTTTAAAGGAGTAGTATTATCACAGACCGGCATTACGCTAAAAACAGGTGCTACATTTAGTGGGCGTGCGCTAGCGCAAACAGCCGTTATTATAGATGCAAGTATTGTTACAAAACCATAA
- a CDS encoding LytTR family DNA-binding domain-containing protein: MKNIRAVLVDDVEMMRITLKKVLEQFPHIELVGEASTFDEAKNVINELQPDLLLLDIDLNGLTSIDLMGEINCTPKIIFITSHENFAVKAFELNAVDYILKPISASRISKAIERITASTIAEETEIDQDSDEKFQSDQIILLNFDNKMNFIKIKDINYIEAYGNYTKVFMTDGKLSITYNSIKNWDAKLPSDVFIQIHRSTIVNLLNVLKIEKWTNDTGRLYLKGIEKPFEISRSYFFQIKKKYKM, translated from the coding sequence ATGAAAAATATAAGAGCAGTTTTAGTTGACGATGTAGAAATGATGCGCATTACTTTGAAAAAAGTATTGGAACAGTTTCCGCATATTGAATTAGTTGGAGAGGCTTCTACTTTTGATGAAGCCAAAAATGTAATCAATGAGCTTCAACCTGATTTATTATTATTAGACATTGATTTAAACGGGCTCACCTCCATTGATTTGATGGGAGAAATTAACTGTACTCCCAAAATTATATTTATAACCTCTCACGAAAACTTTGCTGTAAAAGCATTTGAATTAAATGCTGTTGATTATATTTTAAAACCAATAAGTGCTTCTCGTATCAGCAAAGCCATTGAACGTATTACCGCATCGACTATTGCCGAAGAAACTGAAATAGACCAGGACTCTGATGAGAAATTCCAATCTGATCAGATTATATTGTTGAATTTTGATAATAAAATGAACTTTATCAAAATAAAAGACATCAACTATATTGAGGCATATGGTAACTATACCAAAGTATTTATGACCGATGGTAAATTGAGCATTACATACAACTCTATCAAAAACTGGGATGCTAAATTACCTTCTGATGTATTTATTCAAATTCACCGCTCTACTATAGTTAACTTACTAAATGTATTAAAAATAGAAAAGTGGACTAACGATACAGGAAGATTGTATTTAAAAGGCATTGAAAAACCATTTGAAATAAGCAGAAGTTACTTCTTCCAGATTAAGAAAAAATACAAAATGTAG
- a CDS encoding TetR/AcrR family transcriptional regulator, translated as MESKNKILEGAESLFMKYGFKSITMDDIARELGISKKTLYQYFEDKNDLVNQTIQAHIDNDAVVCNRIIEEGYDPIEFMFEMSKSITKNQRKVNVAVLFDLRKYFKSAWDKMEKFRLEYILKNILSNISKGQELGLYRTDINEVLIAKLYVHNIEFVMTPELYQDISTDFHYIHLESLKYHLRGICTDKGLKKLNKITETQNNNTK; from the coding sequence TTGGAAAGCAAAAACAAAATATTAGAAGGAGCTGAAAGCCTGTTTATGAAATATGGCTTTAAAAGCATTACCATGGATGATATTGCTCGCGAATTAGGCATTTCAAAAAAAACATTGTATCAATACTTTGAAGATAAGAATGATTTGGTTAATCAAACCATTCAGGCTCATATTGACAATGATGCTGTTGTATGTAATAGAATAATTGAAGAGGGTTATGACCCTATTGAGTTTATGTTTGAAATGAGCAAGTCTATTACTAAAAATCAACGTAAAGTAAATGTGGCAGTTCTTTTTGATTTACGCAAATACTTTAAGTCTGCTTGGGATAAAATGGAGAAATTCCGCTTAGAGTATATTTTAAAAAACATACTTAGCAATATTTCAAAAGGGCAGGAGTTGGGTTTATACCGAACAGATATTAATGAAGTACTGATAGCCAAATTATATGTACACAATATTGAATTTGTAATGACCCCTGAATTGTACCAGGATATATCAACCGATTTTCATTACATACACCTGGAGTCTTTAAAATATCACTTACGCGGTATTTGTACTGATAAAGGATTGAAAAAATTAAATAAAATAACCGAAACCCAAAATAACAACACAAAATAG
- a CDS encoding TolC family protein, translating to MITRIYMLILAAFFSINVLLAQQTVEVKKLSLREAVEMAKTNNYTVRNVKLDQLAAEKKVNEILSNGLPQINASGNFTNNLVISSNAINFGGQTTIIKFGQPYTVTGSITATQLLFDGGFFLGVKAAKEYVNLAKIGVKLSNTEIEAAINKLYFAALISDAGIKMMERNLELMGKTLNDLKEVYKAGLREKIDVDRMQLSYSNTNIQLDKLRDQLTLSYMVLKMQLGLKVTDSIALSDNLEKLYGEQKTLVVENKINFLNRPDYQMVDQQIKLQDYDRKRYLLGYAPSLSAMFSHQQNTFGEEFSQLGSPWYNGTFWALNLNVPIFDGLRKSAQIQQTKINKAKFENSKKNLESTIENDVEQARLKYVRAVEQLSVQKKNVELAEDIYNQANVKFTNGVGSNLELSSAENDMKNAQTNYLSSIFDLLSAQVDLKKALGQLGN from the coding sequence ATGATTACTAGAATTTATATGCTGATACTGGCAGCATTCTTCAGCATAAATGTGCTTTTGGCTCAGCAAACCGTGGAAGTAAAAAAACTCAGTTTGCGCGAAGCCGTGGAAATGGCAAAAACGAATAACTATACGGTGCGTAACGTAAAATTAGATCAGTTAGCAGCCGAAAAGAAAGTAAATGAAATACTATCAAACGGCTTACCTCAAATTAATGCAAGTGGTAACTTTACAAACAACCTTGTTATCTCATCAAATGCCATCAATTTTGGCGGGCAAACAACCATTATTAAATTTGGTCAGCCTTACACGGTTACCGGTTCCATTACAGCTACCCAATTACTTTTTGACGGAGGCTTTTTTTTAGGTGTAAAAGCAGCTAAGGAATATGTAAACTTAGCTAAAATAGGTGTTAAGTTAAGCAATACCGAAATAGAAGCGGCTATAAACAAACTTTACTTTGCTGCTTTAATAAGTGATGCAGGTATTAAAATGATGGAACGCAACCTTGAATTAATGGGTAAAACTTTGAATGATTTAAAAGAAGTTTACAAAGCAGGATTGAGAGAAAAAATTGATGTAGACAGAATGCAATTGTCATATTCAAATACGAACATTCAGTTGGATAAATTGAGAGACCAATTAACCCTTTCGTACATGGTTTTAAAAATGCAGTTAGGTTTAAAAGTAACCGATAGCATTGCACTAAGCGATAACTTAGAAAAATTATACGGTGAACAAAAAACCTTAGTGGTAGAAAATAAAATAAACTTTTTAAACAGACCGGATTACCAAATGGTAGATCAGCAAATTAAATTGCAGGACTACGATAGAAAACGTTATTTATTAGGTTATGCTCCTTCTTTATCAGCTATGTTCTCTCACCAGCAAAATACTTTTGGAGAGGAATTTAGCCAACTGGGTTCACCATGGTATAACGGAACTTTCTGGGCTTTAAACTTAAACGTTCCTATTTTTGACGGACTACGTAAATCAGCTCAAATACAACAAACTAAAATTAACAAAGCCAAGTTTGAAAACAGCAAAAAGAATTTGGAAAGCACTATTGAAAATGATGTAGAGCAAGCCAGATTAAAGTATGTAAGAGCAGTAGAGCAATTGAGCGTACAAAAGAAAAATGTAGAGTTAGCTGAAGATATCTATAACCAGGCCAATGTTAAATTTACGAATGGTGTAGGTTCAAATTTAGAACTTTCGAGTGCTGAAAATGATATGAAAAACGCGCAAACCAATTACCTGTCATCCATATTTGATTTATTAAGTGCGCAGGTAGATTTAAAAAAGGCACTTGGACAACTAGGAAACTAA
- a CDS encoding efflux RND transporter periplasmic adaptor subunit, which produces MKNVKVIIAILTIITIALTSCGGADTIEAKQAKLEKLKAEQATLATNIKTLEDEIKSSGAKIEKREKIVNVAVSNVATTNFKHFIDVQGRVDGDENTTISAKVPGLVLNVLVKPGSVVKAGQVLAELDGNATRKQMQSMETNLTLVTDLYNKQKTLWEKQVGSEMQYKQAKANKESMEQQIASVREQLAMYKITSPVNGTIDIVNLKVGQTAAPGQPYFTIVNFNKLKVKADVAESYANKIKEGNDVQITFPDIDKSINAKITYSGKGISALNRTFSVEVALPSDESYLPNMIAVVKIIDYAKSDVIVIPVNCIQNAEGENHVFVAVKEGDRTIAKKRAVKVGVTYNDKAEIIGGLAKGEQLITEGYSDLNDGELIKF; this is translated from the coding sequence ATGAAAAACGTAAAAGTAATAATTGCTATTTTAACAATCATAACGATAGCCCTAACCTCATGCGGAGGTGCAGATACGATTGAAGCAAAACAAGCGAAGCTTGAAAAATTAAAAGCAGAACAAGCTACTTTAGCTACCAATATTAAAACATTGGAAGACGAAATAAAATCAAGTGGAGCTAAAATTGAAAAACGTGAAAAAATAGTAAACGTAGCAGTGAGCAATGTTGCAACTACAAACTTTAAACATTTTATTGATGTACAAGGTAGAGTAGATGGTGATGAAAATACTACTATTAGTGCTAAAGTACCGGGATTGGTATTAAACGTATTGGTTAAACCGGGTTCAGTGGTTAAAGCCGGTCAGGTTTTGGCTGAGTTAGACGGAAATGCTACTCGCAAACAAATGCAATCAATGGAAACTAACTTAACTTTAGTAACTGATTTGTACAACAAACAAAAAACTTTATGGGAAAAACAAGTAGGTTCTGAAATGCAGTACAAACAAGCTAAAGCCAATAAAGAATCAATGGAGCAACAAATTGCATCGGTACGCGAACAATTGGCTATGTACAAAATTACATCACCGGTTAATGGAACTATTGATATTGTAAACTTAAAAGTAGGACAAACTGCTGCACCCGGACAACCTTATTTTACCATTGTTAACTTTAACAAATTAAAAGTAAAAGCTGATGTGGCTGAAAGTTATGCTAACAAAATTAAAGAAGGAAATGATGTTCAAATTACTTTCCCTGATATTGATAAAAGTATCAATGCTAAAATTACCTATAGCGGAAAAGGCATTAGTGCTTTAAACAGAACTTTTAGTGTTGAAGTGGCATTGCCTAGCGATGAAAGCTATTTGCCAAACATGATTGCTGTAGTAAAAATTATTGATTATGCAAAAAGCGATGTAATTGTAATTCCGGTTAATTGTATTCAAAACGCAGAGGGTGAAAACCACGTATTTGTGGCTGTAAAAGAAGGCGACAGAACCATTGCTAAAAAACGTGCTGTAAAAGTGGGTGTAACATACAACGATAAAGCGGAGATAATTGGTGGTTTAGCAAAAGGTGAGCAATTAATTACCGAAGGTTATAGCGACTTAAACGATGGCGAGTTAATTAAATTTTAG
- a CDS encoding efflux RND transporter permease subunit, producing the protein MLDKIKEFKPSSWAIDNKTSIYIMTIIITLAGLMSYNSLPKEQFPEVVFPQIIVSTVQAGTSPKDMENIVTKHLEKSLKSISGVKKITSNTIQNISLITVEFNTDVQIPVAKQRVKDQVDKARKDLPQVLTSEPSVMEIDVSQMPIMFVHLSGDYPLDKLKSYAEDLQDRIEGLKEITRADIVGALDREVQVNLDMYKMQSADVTMYDVMQAIGNENVTISGGTVKMDGLLREINVIGQYADAKKIADITIRSGSGAIVYLRDIAEVKDGFKEQESFARLEHKNVITLNIVKKSGQNLIDASDKIRKLTEELKESHFPDGLKITITGDQSDKTRVTLHDLINTIVIGFILVTVILMFFMGATNALFVAMSVPLSMAVAFLVLPSLGFTLNMIVLFAFLLALGIVVDDAIVVIENTHRIFENGKVPIKKAAKLAAGEVFLPVLSGTLTTLAPFIPLAFWQGVIGKFMFFLPVTLIITLLASLVVAYIINPVFAVGFMKTHEEEEAQRKNTKGFKITSVVFGVIVLLSYLSGNFGMGNFILTLYGLYCLNRFVLYKTIGTFQNKTWPAIQEKYRRLITWCLAGSRPIWILVGTIGLLFFSFFLVSVRTPKIVFFPQASPNFVYTYIQMPIGTNQVKTDSITKLVEERIYKEIGDSNKIVESVISNVAIGAGDPSQFEAGAQSHLGKVTVAFVEFGKRDGVETLDYLDRIRNAVKNIPGAQITVEQEQGGPPTGKAVNIEIIGDDFNELTGVSKSLKRYLDSLQIPGVEELKSDLITNKPEILIEIDRERANREGITSAQIGQALRGAIFGIEVSKFKDANDDYPIQVRYNESQRNNIDALMNLKITYRDMNMGGQLRSVPLSSVAKLKYSQTYGGIKRKNQKRMVTLGSNVLTGFNANEVVAMVKKAVAKYDLPATVTVDMTGEQEQQAETGSFLVNAMMVSLGLIFLILVTQFNSISKPVIILSEIIFSIIGVLLGFSIFKMDMSILMTGIGIVALAGIVVRNGILLVEFTEILIENGMETKEAIIEAGKTRMTPVILTASATMLGLIPLAVGLNIDFVTLFTHGNPHIFFGGDSVAFWGPLSWTMIFGLLFATLLTLILVPVMLLLSESIKKRFFPKRANKHTHDAL; encoded by the coding sequence ATGCTAGATAAAATAAAAGAATTTAAGCCCTCGAGCTGGGCTATAGATAACAAGACAAGTATTTATATTATGACCATTATTATAACCTTAGCCGGTTTAATGAGTTATAATAGCTTGCCAAAAGAACAATTTCCGGAGGTAGTATTTCCGCAAATTATAGTAAGTACTGTTCAGGCGGGAACATCGCCTAAGGACATGGAGAATATTGTAACCAAACATTTAGAAAAGAGTTTAAAATCTATTTCGGGTGTTAAAAAAATTACAAGTAATACCATTCAGAATATTAGTTTAATTACTGTTGAGTTTAATACTGATGTGCAAATACCTGTAGCTAAGCAAAGGGTAAAAGATCAGGTGGATAAAGCACGTAAGGATTTACCTCAGGTGCTTACCAGCGAGCCTTCGGTAATGGAAATTGACGTATCGCAAATGCCTATTATGTTTGTGCATCTGTCAGGCGATTATCCTTTAGACAAGTTAAAGTCGTATGCAGAAGATTTACAAGACAGGATTGAAGGTTTAAAAGAAATTACCCGTGCTGATATAGTTGGTGCATTGGATAGAGAGGTTCAGGTTAACCTTGATATGTACAAAATGCAATCGGCTGATGTAACTATGTACGATGTAATGCAAGCCATAGGAAACGAAAACGTAACTATTAGTGGTGGTACGGTTAAAATGGATGGTTTATTGCGTGAGATTAACGTAATAGGTCAGTATGCAGATGCTAAAAAAATAGCTGATATAACTATTCGTTCAGGTAGCGGAGCTATTGTTTACTTACGCGATATTGCTGAGGTAAAAGATGGCTTTAAAGAGCAGGAAAGTTTTGCCCGTTTAGAGCATAAAAATGTAATTACCTTAAACATTGTTAAAAAGAGTGGTCAAAACTTAATTGACGCAAGTGATAAAATAAGGAAACTAACTGAGGAGTTAAAAGAAAGTCATTTCCCTGATGGTTTAAAAATTACTATAACCGGTGACCAGTCAGACAAAACACGTGTTACTTTACATGATTTGATTAATACCATTGTTATTGGTTTTATATTGGTAACAGTAATCTTAATGTTTTTTATGGGTGCTACCAATGCCTTGTTTGTGGCTATGTCAGTACCTTTATCAATGGCGGTTGCGTTTTTAGTATTGCCTAGTTTAGGGTTTACTTTAAACATGATTGTATTGTTTGCTTTCTTACTGGCGTTGGGTATTGTGGTGGATGATGCCATTGTGGTAATTGAAAACACGCATCGTATTTTTGAAAATGGGAAGGTCCCTATTAAAAAAGCGGCTAAGCTAGCCGCAGGCGAGGTATTTCTGCCCGTACTTTCGGGTACCTTAACTACTTTAGCACCATTTATTCCTTTGGCATTCTGGCAAGGCGTAATTGGTAAGTTTATGTTCTTTTTACCGGTAACCTTAATTATAACTTTATTGGCTTCGTTAGTGGTAGCTTATATTATTAACCCGGTATTTGCGGTTGGTTTTATGAAAACACATGAAGAGGAAGAAGCACAACGTAAAAATACCAAAGGCTTTAAAATTACTTCGGTTGTATTTGGTGTAATAGTATTGCTTTCTTACCTATCGGGTAACTTTGGTATGGGTAATTTTATACTTACTCTTTATGGTTTGTATTGCTTAAATCGTTTTGTGTTGTACAAAACCATTGGCACATTCCAAAACAAAACATGGCCAGCTATACAAGAAAAATACCGTAGATTAATTACCTGGTGTTTGGCCGGAAGCCGTCCGATTTGGATTTTAGTAGGCACTATTGGTTTATTATTCTTTAGCTTCTTCTTGGTTTCAGTTCGTACACCTAAAATAGTTTTCTTCCCTCAGGCATCACCTAATTTTGTGTATACTTATATTCAAATGCCAATAGGTACTAACCAAGTAAAAACAGATTCGATTACTAAATTAGTAGAAGAAAGAATTTACAAAGAAATAGGCGATAGCAATAAAATAGTAGAGTCAGTTATTTCTAACGTAGCTATTGGTGCAGGCGATCCAAGTCAGTTTGAAGCAGGAGCTCAATCGCACTTAGGTAAAGTAACTGTTGCTTTTGTGGAGTTTGGAAAACGTGATGGAGTGGAAACATTGGATTATTTAGATAGAATAAGGAATGCAGTGAAAAATATTCCGGGTGCTCAAATAACGGTAGAGCAAGAACAAGGTGGACCTCCAACAGGTAAAGCCGTTAATATAGAAATTATTGGTGATGACTTTAATGAGTTAACCGGTGTTTCTAAAAGTTTGAAACGTTACTTAGATTCGTTGCAAATTCCGGGAGTAGAGGAGTTGAAATCAGATTTGATTACCAACAAGCCTGAAATTTTAATTGAAATAGACAGAGAGCGTGCTAACCGCGAAGGCATTACTTCAGCGCAAATTGGTCAGGCTTTACGTGGTGCTATCTTTGGTATCGAAGTATCGAAATTTAAAGATGCAAACGATGATTACCCTATTCAGGTGCGCTATAACGAAAGCCAACGTAACAATATTGATGCTTTGATGAACTTAAAAATTACTTACCGCGATATGAATATGGGTGGACAGTTACGTTCGGTTCCATTATCATCGGTTGCTAAGTTAAAATACAGTCAAACTTATGGTGGTATTAAACGTAAAAATCAAAAACGTATGGTTACTTTAGGTTCAAATGTATTGACCGGATTTAATGCAAATGAGGTAGTAGCGATGGTGAAAAAAGCGGTAGCAAAATACGACTTACCTGCTACAGTAACGGTGGATATGACAGGTGAGCAAGAACAACAAGCGGAAACTGGTTCGTTCTTAGTAAATGCCATGATGGTTTCATTAGGATTGATTTTCTTGATTTTGGTTACTCAATTTAATTCAATTTCAAAACCGGTTATTATACTAAGTGAAATAATTTTTAGTATTATTGGAGTGTTATTAGGATTCTCAATCTTTAAAATGGATATGTCTATTCTAATGACTGGTATTGGTATTGTGGCGCTGGCGGGTATTGTGGTGCGGAATGGAATACTCTTGGTAGAGTTTACCGAAATACTGATAGAAAACGGAATGGAAACAAAAGAAGCTATTATAGAAGCTGGTAAAACGCGTATGACTCCGGTTATACTAACAGCATCAGCAACTATGTTAGGTTTAATTCCGTTAGCGGTAGGTTTAAATATTGACTTCGTGACTTTATTTACTCATGGCAATCCGCATATCTTCTTTGGTGGTGATAGTGTTGCCTTCTGGGGACCATTATCTTGGACAATGATTTTTGGATTATTGTTCGCCACGCTCTTAACTTTAATATTAGTACCTGTCATGTTATTGCTCTCAGAATCAATCAAAAAAAGATTTTTTCCGAAAAGAGCAAACAAACACACACATGATGCGTTATAA
- a CDS encoding LytTR family DNA-binding domain-containing protein — MSNNEEYLTCADDMATKKYSAIIIDDEAKARRIMETLIAEHCPEIEVLESAEDVLSGIKAINKHKPEIVFLDIEMPGYTGFQLLDFFDDIQFSVIFTTAYSEYALQAFQVSAIDYLLKPIQIEKLIDAVKKVTKYRGNSQMTQKVETLKENLEENHVKKIALPMSHGLVFVAVKDIVYLKADGSYTHIFMQDGTKYFISKKVKDFEPSLTQTNTFFRTHRSFLINIDYIKEVVKQDGGHVLMENGDIVHLARERKDEFYTFIERAKI; from the coding sequence TTGAGTAATAACGAAGAATATTTAACTTGCGCTGACGACATGGCAACAAAAAAGTATAGCGCTATCATTATTGATGACGAGGCAAAGGCAAGACGTATTATGGAAACGCTTATTGCTGAACATTGCCCGGAAATAGAAGTGCTTGAGTCGGCCGAAGATGTGCTGAGTGGTATAAAAGCCATTAATAAACACAAGCCCGAAATTGTTTTTTTAGATATTGAAATGCCCGGCTATACAGGTTTTCAGCTACTCGATTTTTTTGACGATATTCAGTTCTCGGTTATATTTACCACTGCTTATAGTGAGTATGCTTTGCAAGCTTTTCAGGTTTCGGCTATCGATTATTTATTAAAGCCTATACAAATTGAAAAGCTGATTGATGCGGTAAAAAAAGTAACCAAGTACAGGGGTAATTCGCAAATGACTCAAAAGGTGGAAACCTTAAAGGAGAACCTGGAGGAAAATCATGTTAAAAAAATTGCGTTGCCTATGTCGCACGGGTTGGTTTTTGTAGCCGTAAAGGATATTGTATACTTAAAGGCTGATGGTAGTTATACGCATATATTTATGCAGGACGGAACCAAGTATTTTATCAGCAAAAAGGTAAAAGACTTTGAACCTTCACTCACCCAAACAAATACTTTCTTCAGAACGCACCGCAGTTTCCTTATTAATATAGATTATATAAAGGAAGTGGTAAAACAAGATGGCGGGCATGTATTAATGGAAAATGGAGACATTGTGCATTTGGCTAGGGAACGTAAAGATGAATTCTACACCTTTATTGAGCGAGCTAAGATTTAA